The following are encoded together in the Dickeya lacustris genome:
- the araA gene encoding L-arabinose isomerase — MEYFTSLEVWFVIGSQHLYGPETLRQVKENAEKVVNALNRDARLPVRLVLKPLVKTPDEITALCRDANHQEQCIGLLTWLHTFSPAKMWIGGLSILNKPLLQFHTQFNADIPWESMDMDFMNLNQTAHGGREFGFIGARMRQAHQVVVGHWQDSNAQARIAKWMRVAAARQESRQLKIARFGDNMREVAVTEGDKVAAQIQFGYAVSAWGLGDLAGVIDDISQGDIDTLIEEYEACYQLSDAVKLHGPKRQNLLDAARIELGLKRFLQQGNFHAFTTNFENLYGLKQLPGLAVQRLMQQGYGFGAEGDWKTAALLRIMKVMAQGLPGGTSFMEDYTYHFSPGTPLVLGAHMLEVCPSIASEPKPLLDAQYLGIGGKADPARLIFSAPAGPALNASLIDLGDRFRLLVNQVDGVEPPQPLPKLPVARAVWQPQPSLEVAAQAWIVAGGAHHTVFSQALDIDYLRLYAELHNIELCVIDAQTTLPEFGDSLRWNSLYYRFGATLA; from the coding sequence TGAAGTCTGGTTTGTGATTGGCAGTCAGCATCTGTATGGCCCGGAAACGCTGCGTCAGGTGAAAGAGAACGCCGAGAAAGTCGTCAATGCACTGAACCGCGATGCCAGGCTGCCGGTACGTCTGGTGCTAAAACCGCTGGTCAAAACGCCCGATGAAATCACCGCCCTGTGTCGCGATGCCAATCATCAGGAACAGTGCATTGGCCTGTTGACCTGGCTGCACACCTTTTCTCCCGCCAAAATGTGGATTGGCGGCCTGAGTATCCTGAATAAACCGCTCTTGCAATTCCATACGCAATTTAATGCCGACATCCCCTGGGAAAGTATGGACATGGACTTCATGAACCTGAACCAGACGGCACACGGTGGCCGGGAATTCGGTTTTATCGGTGCGCGCATGCGTCAGGCGCATCAGGTGGTGGTGGGACACTGGCAAGATAGCAACGCGCAAGCGCGCATTGCCAAATGGATGCGGGTTGCCGCCGCACGTCAGGAGAGCCGCCAACTGAAAATCGCGCGCTTTGGCGACAACATGCGTGAAGTCGCCGTGACCGAGGGGGATAAGGTCGCGGCGCAAATTCAGTTTGGTTATGCGGTGAGCGCCTGGGGGCTCGGCGACCTGGCGGGCGTCATCGATGATATCAGTCAGGGTGACATCGATACGCTGATTGAGGAGTACGAAGCCTGTTATCAGTTAAGCGATGCCGTCAAGCTGCACGGGCCCAAACGCCAAAACCTGCTCGATGCCGCCCGCATTGAACTTGGTCTGAAACGTTTTCTGCAACAGGGCAACTTTCATGCCTTTACCACCAATTTTGAAAACCTTTATGGTCTGAAACAGCTGCCGGGCCTTGCGGTACAACGCTTAATGCAGCAAGGCTACGGATTTGGCGCTGAAGGTGACTGGAAAACGGCGGCGCTGCTGCGCATCATGAAAGTCATGGCTCAGGGCTTGCCCGGCGGCACCTCATTTATGGAGGATTACACCTACCATTTCTCACCGGGTACACCGCTGGTACTGGGCGCACACATGCTGGAAGTCTGCCCCAGCATCGCCAGCGAGCCCAAACCGTTGCTGGATGCACAATACTTGGGTATCGGCGGTAAAGCCGATCCTGCCCGGCTGATTTTCTCCGCGCCAGCAGGCCCGGCGCTCAATGCCAGCCTTATCGATCTTGGCGATCGTTTCCGCCTGTTGGTCAATCAGGTCGATGGCGTAGAGCCGCCCCAACCGCTGCCGAAACTTCCGGTAGCCAGAGCGGTGTGGCAACCGCAGCCCTCGCTGGAGGTTGCCGCACAAGCATGGATAGTGGCGGGAGGCGCGCATCACACTGTGTTTAGTCAGGCTCTGGATATCGATTATCTGCGCCTATATGCCGAGTTGCATAACATCGAACTCTGCGTCATTGACGCACAGACCACGCTGCCTGAATTCGGCGATAGCCTGCGCTGGAATTCACTGTATTACCGCTTTGGCGCTACGCTTGCGTGA